A window of the Dyadobacter pollutisoli genome harbors these coding sequences:
- a CDS encoding Gfo/Idh/MocA family protein: protein MQDEFKSVSRRDFLLTSAAALTPPLLLGMSLPASTADGKLNHASIGVGGMGAHDLKNFMQHPNVNITAICDVDADILKKASALVPNARTYSDWREMLEKEKKNIQSVNVSVPDHTHFSAAYTAIKAGKHVYCQKPMCHDVAEVRLLTEIATKAGVVTQLGTQVASTSCDRTAVQLIKNKAVGKIKHVYLCSNRPGAIDTYRLVGPRPAQGQEAPANLNWDLWLGTAPRRDYMPGIYHQAKWRAWQDFGTGWSGDIGCHIFDAVWKGLGLKTPKSVIAEVQQSWKDSAQRRGDTWPQGDHITWVFPGNDYTESDELTLEWFDGLFYPPENIRALYSVEDYPAESAMLVGTEGALLIPHGGAAPILLPESKFAKTALPKFESRNHYHHFVDACLGGEKTESHFAQSGPMTEAILLGTVALRAPNELLEWDAKKLKFPNHPEANKYLRRTYRKGWEIKGAF from the coding sequence ATGCAAGACGAATTCAAATCAGTCTCGCGGCGGGACTTCCTGTTGACCTCCGCGGCTGCCCTCACCCCACCACTTCTGTTAGGAATGTCGCTGCCTGCATCCACTGCGGATGGCAAGCTAAACCATGCCAGTATTGGCGTAGGAGGAATGGGCGCACATGACCTTAAGAACTTCATGCAGCACCCCAATGTCAATATTACCGCCATATGCGACGTGGATGCCGATATTCTCAAAAAGGCATCTGCATTAGTACCCAATGCACGCACATACAGCGACTGGCGCGAGATGCTTGAAAAGGAAAAAAAGAACATTCAATCTGTAAACGTATCCGTTCCGGACCACACGCATTTCTCAGCCGCTTATACAGCTATCAAAGCAGGAAAGCATGTTTACTGTCAAAAACCAATGTGCCATGACGTTGCGGAGGTAAGGCTGCTTACCGAAATAGCTACCAAAGCAGGCGTTGTAACCCAGCTCGGCACCCAGGTAGCATCTACTTCCTGCGATCGTACTGCGGTTCAATTGATCAAAAACAAAGCGGTCGGCAAGATCAAACACGTGTACCTGTGCTCCAATCGCCCGGGCGCCATTGATACTTACCGACTGGTAGGACCCAGACCCGCTCAGGGACAAGAAGCTCCGGCCAATCTGAACTGGGATCTCTGGCTCGGAACTGCGCCCAGGCGTGACTATATGCCAGGCATTTACCATCAGGCCAAATGGCGCGCATGGCAGGATTTTGGCACAGGATGGTCGGGAGATATTGGTTGCCATATTTTTGATGCGGTATGGAAAGGACTGGGGTTGAAGACTCCGAAATCGGTAATCGCGGAGGTACAGCAATCCTGGAAAGACTCGGCCCAACGACGCGGAGATACCTGGCCGCAGGGGGACCATATTACCTGGGTTTTTCCCGGAAATGATTACACAGAGTCAGATGAGCTTACATTGGAATGGTTCGATGGACTCTTTTACCCTCCCGAAAATATCCGGGCACTATATTCAGTTGAGGACTATCCTGCCGAGTCGGCCATGCTGGTGGGCACGGAAGGTGCATTGCTGATCCCGCACGGCGGAGCGGCACCCATACTGCTACCGGAAAGCAAATTTGCGAAAACAGCGCTACCTAAATTCGAAAGCAGAAACCATTATCATCATTTTGTAGATGCGTGCCTCGGAGGAGAGAAAACGGAATCGCATTTTGCACAATCCGGCCCGATGACCGAAGCTATTTTGCTTGGAACAGTGGCACTCCGCGCTCCCAACGAACTACTTGAATGGGACGCGAAAAAACTGAAATTCCCCAATCACCCCGAAGCCAATAAATACCTGAGACGTACCTATCGGAAAGGCTGGGAGATCAAAGGAGCGTTCTAG
- a CDS encoding alpha-L-rhamnosidase-related protein, protein MRLKIHLFLLSICVAFTQLLPRTVAAQQLSQDLLQKPWKAQWITGPGRPINRFTASSDLTLKDYGVFKFRKTIELASKPAAFVVHVSGDNRYKLFVNGKQVSQGPARGDLYFWNFETLDIASYLQAGSNTVSAVVWNEGRVKPESQISYLTGFILQGNTAAEEVLNTNETWKTIKDESYQPLSVKVPGYYVAGPAELVDMNSHVSGWEKAGYDDSKWVKARQIGPGVTKDAAVNSSGWMLVQSQLPQMEMSVQRLSKTRKAEGVEIPAGFPAARTSVTIPANSKATILVDQGFLTNAYPTLEFRGGKDAGIAMGYAEGLYIGKKEVLKSPRLPMLPKGNRDEIDDKIFVGRTDSIRSNGGANQQYTPLSWRTYRYIQLTIETKADPLVIEDLYGTFTGYPLEQKAKLQTQNPEMAKMLDIGWRTARLCAFETYMDCPYYEQLQYIGDARIQALVSMYNAGDDRLVRNALTLMDHSRIAEGITLSRYPTDLHQQIPTFSLWWIAMLHDYYKYRPDSLFIKDKLPGARQVISFFERYQQADGSLKNVPYWVFTDWSQGKGWDFGMAPIGKNGESAVLDMQLLWIYQLAAELEGNLGLKELAARYKSRAAQLKKTIQSKYWDAGKGLFANTPEKDNYSQHANSLAILSGVVAADQSKPLATKMLADTSLAPASIYFKFYLHQALTKAGLGNDYMDWLGKWRENMDMGLTTWAETSDVSTSRSDCHAWGSSPNVEFFRTVLGIDSDGAGFSKIIITPHLGSIDDISGEMPHPNGKIVVSYKLKQGAMQADINLPEKTSGNFVWKGKTTPLKAGKNSFKL, encoded by the coding sequence ATGAGATTAAAAATACACCTGTTCCTTCTGTCAATCTGTGTTGCATTTACGCAGTTACTACCTCGAACAGTAGCAGCGCAGCAGTTAAGCCAAGACCTTTTACAGAAACCGTGGAAAGCCCAATGGATAACTGGCCCTGGCAGGCCCATTAACCGCTTTACTGCATCCTCGGATTTGACCCTTAAAGATTATGGTGTATTCAAGTTTAGGAAAACAATCGAACTAGCTTCCAAACCGGCGGCATTTGTCGTGCATGTATCAGGCGACAACCGTTACAAGTTGTTTGTCAATGGCAAGCAGGTTTCACAAGGGCCCGCACGAGGGGATTTGTACTTCTGGAATTTCGAGACATTGGACATTGCATCCTATTTGCAGGCTGGCAGCAACACCGTTTCTGCCGTAGTTTGGAATGAAGGCCGTGTGAAACCTGAATCTCAGATATCTTATTTGACAGGCTTCATTCTGCAAGGAAATACCGCAGCGGAAGAGGTACTCAATACCAATGAGACCTGGAAAACTATTAAGGATGAAAGCTACCAGCCTTTGTCCGTGAAGGTCCCTGGCTATTACGTAGCCGGGCCAGCCGAGCTGGTGGATATGAACAGCCATGTGAGTGGATGGGAAAAAGCAGGATATGATGACAGCAAATGGGTAAAAGCAAGGCAGATAGGCCCCGGGGTAACAAAAGATGCCGCTGTGAACTCGTCCGGATGGATGCTTGTGCAATCACAGTTACCTCAAATGGAAATGAGTGTCCAGCGCCTTTCAAAAACCAGAAAAGCTGAGGGCGTGGAGATTCCGGCCGGGTTTCCTGCTGCCAGGACAAGTGTTACAATACCAGCCAATTCAAAGGCGACGATTTTGGTTGACCAGGGGTTTTTGACCAATGCATATCCAACATTGGAATTTAGGGGAGGAAAGGATGCTGGAATAGCAATGGGTTATGCAGAAGGGCTTTATATAGGTAAAAAAGAAGTATTAAAAAGTCCCAGGCTGCCCATGCTTCCCAAAGGAAATCGCGACGAAATTGACGATAAGATCTTTGTCGGCAGAACTGACAGCATCCGTTCAAATGGAGGGGCTAACCAGCAATACACGCCGCTCAGCTGGCGGACTTACCGGTATATCCAGCTCACAATCGAGACCAAAGCGGATCCATTAGTCATAGAAGATCTTTATGGGACATTCACTGGTTACCCTTTGGAGCAAAAAGCAAAGCTTCAAACCCAGAATCCCGAAATGGCGAAAATGCTTGATATCGGATGGCGGACCGCACGGCTTTGCGCTTTCGAAACTTATATGGATTGCCCTTATTATGAGCAGTTGCAATACATTGGCGATGCCCGGATACAAGCTTTGGTTTCCATGTATAATGCAGGAGATGACCGGCTTGTCCGCAATGCCCTTACATTAATGGACCATTCGCGGATCGCAGAAGGTATCACCCTAAGCCGCTACCCCACAGACTTGCACCAGCAGATACCCACTTTTTCGCTATGGTGGATTGCCATGCTACATGATTATTATAAGTACCGGCCCGACAGCCTGTTTATCAAAGATAAGCTTCCGGGCGCAAGGCAGGTCATCTCATTTTTTGAGCGCTATCAACAGGCTGACGGTTCATTGAAAAATGTGCCCTATTGGGTATTCACCGACTGGTCGCAAGGCAAAGGCTGGGACTTTGGGATGGCGCCTATTGGCAAAAATGGAGAGTCGGCAGTGCTGGATATGCAACTGCTGTGGATCTACCAGCTGGCAGCTGAACTGGAAGGTAATTTGGGCCTGAAAGAGCTGGCAGCCCGATATAAAAGCCGAGCAGCCCAGTTGAAAAAGACCATTCAAAGCAAATATTGGGACGCTGGCAAAGGACTTTTTGCGAATACTCCCGAAAAAGACAACTATTCCCAGCACGCCAACTCGCTGGCAATCCTTTCGGGTGTAGTTGCAGCAGATCAGTCAAAACCTTTGGCTACCAAAATGCTGGCCGATACAAGTCTCGCGCCTGCTTCGATTTACTTCAAATTTTATCTGCATCAGGCACTTACCAAGGCGGGGCTGGGAAATGACTACATGGACTGGCTGGGTAAGTGGCGCGAAAATATGGATATGGGGCTTACCACCTGGGCAGAAACGTCGGACGTGAGCACGTCCCGATCGGATTGCCATGCATGGGGATCAAGTCCTAATGTCGAATTTTTCCGTACCGTACTGGGCATCGATAGCGATGGCGCTGGCTTTTCTAAAATAATAATTACTCCCCATTTGGGATCAATCGACGATATCAGCGGGGAAATGCCTCACCCAAATGGTAAGATCGTGGTTAGCTACAAATTAAAGCAGGGGGCAATGCAGGCGGATATCAACCTCCCCGAAAAAACCTCGGGCAATTTTGTCTGGAAAGGCAAAACAACGCCTTTGAAGGCTGGAAAGAACTCATTCAAATTGTAG
- the selD gene encoding selenide, water dikinase SelD, protein MIDISNIKLTQYSHGAGCGCKISPAILDKILYSPLAHQVDPRLLVGNDKRDDAAVLDLGNGTALISTTDFFMPIVDDAYDFGRIASANAISDVYAMGGKPVLAIAILGWPIDKLPPEVAQKVLEGSRAVCAEAGITLAGGHSIDCPEPVFGLAVTGMVDVAQLKQNSTATEGCRLYLTKPLGVGILSTAQKRGILLEEDAAIALNSMTTLNKLGEIFGKMDAVKAMTDVTGFGLLGHLSEMCEGSGLSAVIEFDKVPVIESLPFYLAKECFPGGTTRNWASYGHKVGNVKDYQKFVLADPQTSGGLLVAVLEEQSGAFEADLAALGHHFISFGKLTRQDDGSLITVE, encoded by the coding sequence ATGATTGATATCTCAAATATAAAGCTGACCCAGTATTCGCACGGAGCGGGCTGCGGCTGTAAAATAAGCCCGGCTATCCTGGATAAAATATTATACAGCCCGTTAGCACACCAGGTAGATCCGCGACTTTTGGTAGGAAACGACAAACGGGACGACGCCGCAGTACTTGACCTGGGTAACGGAACAGCATTGATTTCGACCACGGATTTTTTTATGCCAATCGTCGATGATGCCTACGATTTTGGACGAATCGCTTCGGCAAATGCGATCAGTGATGTGTATGCAATGGGAGGTAAGCCGGTCCTCGCCATCGCAATTTTGGGCTGGCCCATTGATAAATTACCTCCCGAAGTAGCCCAAAAGGTGCTCGAAGGATCAAGGGCAGTGTGTGCGGAGGCGGGCATTACCCTGGCCGGAGGGCATAGTATTGACTGCCCGGAACCTGTGTTTGGACTGGCCGTTACCGGAATGGTAGATGTGGCTCAATTGAAACAAAACTCAACCGCAACAGAAGGGTGCAGGTTGTACCTCACCAAACCATTGGGTGTAGGGATTTTGTCAACCGCGCAAAAACGTGGCATCCTGCTTGAAGAAGATGCGGCAATCGCATTGAATAGTATGACCACGCTCAATAAACTGGGAGAAATCTTCGGGAAAATGGACGCGGTGAAGGCCATGACAGACGTGACAGGATTTGGATTGCTGGGTCATTTGTCCGAAATGTGCGAAGGAAGCGGACTTTCCGCGGTGATCGAATTCGATAAGGTGCCTGTCATTGAATCCCTTCCTTTTTATCTTGCCAAGGAATGCTTTCCGGGCGGTACTACCCGAAACTGGGCCAGCTACGGTCACAAAGTGGGAAACGTGAAGGACTATCAGAAATTTGTACTGGCCGATCCTCAAACCAGTGGCGGTTTATTGGTGGCAGTTTTGGAGGAGCAATCCGGCGCTTTTGAAGCAGACCTTGCAGCCCTGGGGCATCATTTTATATCATTCGGTAAACTAACCCGCCAGGATGATGGTTCACTGATCACGGTCGAATAG
- a CDS encoding glycosyltransferase family 2 protein, which yields MFSIKDLFSKFRHSVKSQEVAPKYYLSLCCIVKDENDYLEEWINYHQKIGVEHFFIYDNGSKVPIRESIKAIGCAAGITVIDIPGKNMHVKAYQHCLNKFGKQSAWIGFIDLDEFIVPKTNNSNLSELLQEYESYGGLGVSWLIFGSNGHIEKQSGRQLENFTKRSDINFLPNTHIKSIVQPRYVASAFKSHCFKYKEGYFCVNEHLTPIDGATADPSVDKIQLNHYYCRSLAEYHQKMERGISDTKRKRKLEEFHYHNDGSNQIEDTTILRILDKFQ from the coding sequence ATGTTTTCAATCAAAGACTTATTTTCAAAATTCAGGCATTCGGTTAAGAGTCAGGAAGTCGCTCCAAAATACTATTTGTCCCTTTGTTGTATCGTTAAAGACGAAAACGATTACCTGGAAGAATGGATAAATTACCATCAAAAAATCGGAGTAGAACACTTTTTCATTTACGACAATGGCAGTAAAGTGCCCATCCGCGAATCGATAAAAGCGATTGGGTGCGCTGCCGGCATTACGGTGATCGATATCCCCGGAAAAAATATGCATGTAAAAGCCTACCAGCATTGCCTGAACAAATTTGGCAAGCAGTCTGCCTGGATAGGTTTTATTGATCTGGATGAATTTATAGTACCTAAGACGAATAATTCGAATCTGTCTGAGCTCTTGCAGGAATACGAAAGCTACGGGGGATTAGGGGTGTCCTGGCTCATCTTCGGATCTAACGGGCACATTGAGAAACAAAGCGGTCGCCAGTTAGAAAATTTCACCAAGCGCTCCGACATCAATTTTTTACCTAACACGCACATTAAAAGCATTGTACAGCCCAGATACGTCGCATCTGCGTTCAAGTCACATTGCTTCAAATACAAAGAGGGATACTTCTGTGTCAATGAGCACTTAACCCCGATCGACGGCGCAACGGCCGACCCAAGCGTAGATAAAATTCAATTGAACCATTATTATTGCCGCTCCCTGGCAGAATATCACCAAAAGATGGAGAGGGGAATCAGCGATACAAAGCGCAAACGAAAGCTGGAAGAGTTCCACTATCACAACGACGGGTCCAATCAGATTGAAGATACCACCATACTCAGGATTTTGGATAAATTCCAATAA
- a CDS encoding TlpA family protein disulfide reductase: MCRKQYKIFIICAMLIGCYSARAQPVEIKEGNVAPEIRVPNLKGDTIALSSLRGNLVLIDFWASWCAPCMEEQSELKQLYSKYGHLNGNVKGLRIFGVSLDSKKEAWKKAVRKYNLPWAQVSDLKFWTSPVAKDYQIEALPFNVIVDEQGVIIAMNLHGEALNDFVASYLKEK; encoded by the coding sequence ATGTGCAGAAAACAGTATAAAATCTTCATCATATGTGCAATGCTGATCGGATGTTACAGCGCAAGAGCCCAGCCAGTTGAGATAAAAGAAGGTAATGTGGCACCGGAAATCAGGGTGCCAAATTTGAAGGGCGACACGATTGCGCTGTCGTCTCTTCGGGGGAATTTGGTTCTAATCGATTTCTGGGCAAGCTGGTGTGCACCGTGTATGGAGGAGCAGTCGGAATTGAAGCAGCTTTATTCCAAATACGGCCATTTAAATGGTAATGTGAAGGGACTGAGAATCTTCGGCGTGTCTCTGGATAGCAAAAAGGAAGCCTGGAAAAAGGCAGTCCGAAAATACAATCTCCCCTGGGCGCAGGTCAGCGACCTCAAATTCTGGACATCTCCCGTCGCAAAGGATTATCAAATCGAAGCATTGCCATTCAATGTCATCGTGGATGAACAAGGCGTTATTATCGCCATGAACTTACATGGTGAAGCATTGAATGACTTTGTCGCTTCCTATTTGAAAGAAAAATAA
- a CDS encoding rhodanese-like domain-containing protein, translating to MKNVTQILAFTLTIFSAVAVHAQAVTEPWTEAELKPTQELADQINGSDKVKPIIINIGPQAVIKGSVDAGPGSEKENLKKLGKILSKHDKNHEVVLYCGCCPFAKCPNVRPAFKLLKEQGFTQARLLNIPKNIKTDWIDKGYPVSN from the coding sequence ATGAAAAACGTAACTCAGATTTTAGCCTTCACTTTAACAATATTTTCAGCGGTCGCTGTTCATGCCCAGGCTGTAACTGAGCCCTGGACGGAGGCGGAATTGAAACCGACCCAGGAACTGGCTGATCAGATCAATGGGTCAGATAAGGTCAAGCCGATCATCATCAATATCGGGCCTCAGGCGGTGATAAAAGGATCAGTGGATGCTGGTCCTGGTAGCGAAAAAGAGAACTTGAAGAAGTTGGGGAAAATCTTGTCCAAGCACGATAAAAACCATGAAGTCGTTCTCTATTGCGGATGCTGCCCATTTGCAAAATGCCCCAATGTCAGGCCAGCTTTCAAATTACTGAAAGAGCAGGGGTTTACGCAGGCAAGATTATTAAACATTCCTAAAAATATTAAGACCGACTGGATAGATAAAGGCTATCCGGTGAGCAACTAA
- a CDS encoding MBL fold metallo-hydrolase gives MMHFRLLLAILLLSSSVSMAQNRAASTPGIPDPCLDDKGNAYMDRQAQEFLARVNATLKKYPPKPSPQTERQSSLLLLDAVLHDKYAAYRRPVQDFFHERIAKTLLEIENTKVEQGAMIWKLYNMGFIIRTKTVTLAFDLVDGKSALADSFALSQNVLSRLIRQCDVLFVSHYHRDHADEAIAKQFIDNGKPVVAPPQIWAGKPIHQTITHLKRQADTLQELALKNGQKLKIVLYPGHQMQQIENNVPLVYTPEGLSFSHMGDQINEGPFMIDYEWIDHVAKNHKVDVLIPPSWTNEIFRIVKGFKPALVIPGHENELGHPVDDRVPFWGDSEFLQLTYPELKASSFKTLNMTWGETFHYVRPTTPSK, from the coding sequence ATGATGCACTTCCGCCTTCTTTTGGCAATTCTCCTGCTTTCTTCCTCGGTCTCGATGGCCCAGAACCGTGCCGCCAGTACACCAGGAATTCCCGACCCGTGCCTTGACGATAAAGGCAATGCTTATATGGACCGACAGGCACAGGAATTTCTCGCGCGTGTAAACGCCACATTAAAGAAATACCCACCCAAACCATCGCCTCAGACCGAAAGGCAAAGCAGCCTGCTGTTGCTCGATGCCGTGCTGCACGACAAATACGCCGCTTACCGACGGCCGGTACAGGACTTTTTTCATGAAAGAATAGCCAAAACACTCCTGGAAATCGAAAATACCAAGGTGGAACAGGGAGCCATGATTTGGAAGCTGTACAATATGGGGTTTATCATCCGTACCAAAACCGTGACGCTGGCTTTCGATCTGGTTGACGGTAAAAGTGCGCTGGCCGACTCATTTGCCCTGTCTCAAAATGTACTCAGCCGACTTATTCGCCAGTGCGATGTACTTTTCGTCAGCCACTACCATCGTGACCATGCCGATGAAGCTATTGCAAAACAGTTCATCGACAATGGAAAGCCAGTAGTGGCCCCGCCTCAAATCTGGGCAGGAAAGCCAATTCACCAAACCATAACCCATCTGAAAAGGCAAGCCGACACTTTGCAGGAACTAGCGCTGAAAAACGGGCAAAAACTAAAAATTGTGCTCTATCCCGGTCACCAGATGCAGCAAATCGAAAACAATGTCCCATTGGTGTACACGCCCGAAGGCTTGTCATTCTCTCATATGGGTGACCAGATCAATGAGGGGCCATTTATGATTGACTATGAATGGATTGATCACGTGGCCAAAAACCACAAAGTTGACGTGCTGATCCCGCCGAGCTGGACAAATGAAATATTTCGGATTGTAAAAGGCTTCAAACCTGCGCTTGTCATACCGGGGCATGAAAATGAATTGGGACACCCGGTCGACGACAGGGTACCGTTTTGGGGAGATTCTGAATTCCTTCAACTTACTTACCCGGAGCTCAAAGCATCATCATTCAAGACATTGAATATGACGTGGGGCGAAACCTTTCATTACGTCCGCCCCACAACGCCATCCAAGTAA
- a CDS encoding SulP family inorganic anion transporter, translated as MKSYINLFDFTQKIDYKTEILAGLTVAMTMMPESLSFAILAGFPPLVGLYAAFIMGLVTSVFGGRPGLISGGAGATVIVLIALMKSHGIEYVFAAVALAGVVQILVGVFKFGKFIRLVPEPVMYGFVNGLAVVIFMSQLEQFKVVVDGQPAWLSGMPLLTMAGLVLLTIAIIILLPKLTKAVPPSLVAIIVIFMVVLGFDIDTKTVRDIASVSGGFPPFHIPSVPLDLGTFRIIFPYALIMAGVGLTEGLLTLNLVDEITATKGNSNRECIAQGSANILNGFFFGMGGCPMIAQTLVNLSAGARARLSGIIASLAILMIILFGAPVIEMVPMAALTGVMIMVAIGTFEWASFRIINKMPRQDIFVGMLVAAITIYLHNLALAVLIGVVISALVFAWESAKRIRAHKSIDENGVKHYRIYGPLFFGSVAAFNEKFDVLTDPDEVVIDFSESRVADMSGIEALNKITARYRAAGKRVHLTHLSADCRQLLLNANDVIDVNIIEDPTYRVVV; from the coding sequence ATGAAGAGCTATATTAACCTATTTGATTTTACACAAAAAATAGACTATAAGACAGAGATCCTTGCAGGCCTTACGGTTGCCATGACTATGATGCCGGAATCGCTCTCTTTTGCTATTCTCGCGGGTTTTCCTCCGCTCGTGGGGCTTTATGCAGCATTTATAATGGGGCTTGTTACCTCGGTTTTTGGCGGCAGGCCTGGTTTGATATCCGGCGGTGCCGGTGCGACGGTCATTGTTTTAATCGCGTTGATGAAATCGCATGGCATTGAGTATGTTTTTGCAGCAGTTGCATTGGCAGGTGTCGTGCAGATCCTGGTAGGGGTATTCAAGTTTGGCAAGTTTATCCGCCTGGTGCCGGAGCCCGTTATGTACGGCTTTGTGAATGGTCTGGCGGTGGTCATATTCATGTCCCAGCTTGAACAATTTAAAGTCGTAGTCGATGGGCAACCTGCCTGGCTGAGCGGAATGCCACTTTTGACAATGGCCGGCCTGGTTTTGCTGACAATTGCCATCATTATTTTATTACCAAAACTAACCAAAGCGGTTCCGCCCTCGCTGGTGGCGATCATCGTTATTTTCATGGTCGTACTTGGATTTGACATTGATACCAAAACAGTTCGGGACATTGCATCGGTAAGTGGCGGTTTTCCTCCATTTCATATACCCAGCGTGCCACTCGATCTTGGCACATTCCGGATTATTTTCCCTTACGCACTGATTATGGCAGGGGTGGGGCTTACCGAAGGCTTGTTAACCCTCAACCTGGTAGACGAAATCACTGCGACGAAAGGAAATAGTAACAGGGAATGTATTGCGCAGGGATCGGCCAATATTTTGAACGGTTTCTTCTTTGGAATGGGCGGCTGCCCGATGATCGCACAAACGCTGGTTAATCTTTCCGCAGGCGCCAGGGCGAGGTTATCTGGGATCATTGCATCTCTGGCGATTTTAATGATCATTCTGTTTGGTGCCCCTGTTATTGAAATGGTACCCATGGCTGCACTGACCGGTGTCATGATCATGGTTGCGATTGGGACATTTGAATGGGCCAGTTTCCGGATCATTAACAAAATGCCGAGGCAAGATATTTTCGTCGGTATGTTGGTGGCGGCAATAACGATATACCTTCACAACCTGGCCCTGGCTGTGCTGATCGGGGTCGTGATTTCCGCATTGGTTTTTGCGTGGGAAAGTGCCAAGCGCATTCGTGCGCATAAATCCATTGATGAAAATGGTGTAAAGCATTACAGGATCTACGGGCCGCTATTCTTCGGCTCGGTAGCTGCATTTAATGAGAAGTTTGATGTTTTGACAGATCCTGATGAAGTTGTCATTGATTTTTCTGAAAGCAGGGTCGCAGACATGTCCGGTATAGAGGCACTCAACAAGATCACGGCCAGGTATCGTGCTGCGGGCAAGAGAGTGCATTTGACACATCTGAGTGCAGATTGCCGTCAGCTGCTCCTAAATGCCAATGATGTGATCGATGTCAACATTATTGAAGATCCAACTTACCGGGTGGTAGTGTGA
- the mnmH gene encoding tRNA 2-selenouridine(34) synthase MnmH: MIKNVAVSDFLDLKGTVPLADVRTPAEFAHGHIPGAFNLPLFSNEERVLVGTTYKQIGREQAILLGFDLTGSKWSGFIREALEKAPDKKIAVHCWRGGMRSGAMAWALDLYGFEVYLIQGGYKSYRRWAHQQFGASRQLCLLGGMTGSAKTKILYELGKMGEQVIDLEDLAQHQGSSYGTMNKMVQPTQEQFENNLADQLKDLDRNIPTWVEDENLNIGKISVPKPFWYQMTSAMQVNLEVGLEQRIEELVGAYGSLDKDFLIACTERIHKRLGPVQTRDAIAAIREDRMADFIRLVLVYYDKTYLKSLGKKEKDKLFSISLDNDHHLENAMRILDFIKTISVNWQA; the protein is encoded by the coding sequence ATGATCAAAAATGTAGCGGTAAGTGATTTTCTGGATTTGAAAGGCACAGTCCCTTTGGCCGATGTACGCACACCGGCCGAATTTGCGCACGGCCATATTCCGGGGGCTTTTAATCTTCCCTTGTTCAGCAATGAGGAAAGAGTGTTGGTAGGGACAACTTATAAGCAAATCGGTCGTGAGCAGGCCATTCTGCTTGGTTTCGATCTTACCGGCTCCAAGTGGTCGGGATTTATCAGGGAAGCGCTTGAGAAAGCACCTGACAAAAAAATCGCGGTACATTGCTGGCGTGGCGGAATGAGGAGTGGCGCGATGGCCTGGGCGCTGGATTTGTACGGCTTCGAGGTATATTTAATACAGGGCGGCTACAAAAGCTACCGGAGATGGGCGCACCAACAGTTTGGGGCAAGCCGCCAGCTTTGCCTGCTGGGAGGTATGACGGGTTCGGCCAAAACGAAGATCCTTTATGAGCTAGGCAAAATGGGCGAGCAGGTAATTGATCTCGAAGATCTTGCCCAACATCAAGGCTCATCTTATGGTACCATGAACAAAATGGTACAGCCAACTCAGGAACAATTTGAAAACAATCTGGCTGACCAGCTGAAAGACCTGGATCGGAACATTCCGACCTGGGTGGAAGACGAAAATCTCAACATCGGTAAGATTTCAGTTCCCAAGCCTTTTTGGTATCAGATGACCAGTGCCATGCAGGTTAATCTGGAAGTAGGGTTGGAGCAGCGCATTGAAGAATTGGTGGGAGCTTATGGATCGCTGGACAAAGATTTTCTGATCGCCTGCACGGAGCGTATTCACAAACGGCTGGGCCCTGTGCAAACCAGAGATGCCATAGCTGCAATCAGAGAAGACAGAATGGCTGATTTTATCAGGCTTGTTTTGGTTTATTATGATAAGACCTATCTGAAAAGTTTAGGAAAAAAAGAAAAAGATAAGTTGTTTTCAATCTCGCTGGACAATGATCATCATTTAGAAAATGCAATGCGAATATTAGATTTTATAAAAACGATTTCAGTAAACTGGCAGGCATAA
- a CDS encoding helix-turn-helix transcriptional regulator: MGIWWFTAGFFILLVGLFRGKNTGHEKYYKGRARKKKNWTQADLAKHIGVSRQGLNSIETGKFIPSTLLALRMAKVFNTTVEVLFQLDDAEF; this comes from the coding sequence ATGGGCATCTGGTGGTTTACTGCTGGCTTTTTTATTTTATTGGTTGGTTTATTTCGGGGAAAAAATACGGGGCATGAAAAATACTATAAAGGTAGAGCGCGCAAAAAAAAAAACTGGACGCAGGCCGATCTTGCAAAACATATCGGGGTATCAAGACAGGGTTTAAATTCTATCGAAACCGGAAAGTTTATCCCATCCACTTTACTTGCTTTACGGATGGCGAAAGTTTTTAATACTACTGTCGAAGTTTTATTTCAATTGGATGACGCCGAATTTTGA